Proteins encoded by one window of Candidatus Neomarinimicrobiota bacterium:
- the gltB gene encoding glutamate synthase large subunit — MMGKKFGLYNSLFEHDGCGVGFIADIHGYRKKHVIRDAITSLKNLNHRGAYGYEEGTGDGAGLLFQIPDTFFRIYASEKGIELPAIGNYAIGMFFLPTSKEKANISKELFRKIAEEESCIILDWREVIINKSILGKTARESCPHIEQAIIKKPEHIKDEAEFERRLYLIRKKYERELNRLKDNSTYVASLSYRTIVYKGMLIAYQIDKFYEDLNSENIESRFCMFHSRFSTNTFPSWKLSQPFRMLSHNGEINTLRGNINWMRAREHTMKSRYFTDEEIEILKPIIYESYSDSAILDMVFELLVRTGKSPQHAMLMLIPEAWENNSFLDERIKNFYRFHSCIMEPWDGPAFVTFTDGRVIGANLDRNGLRPGRYIITKDNYVIVSSESGVIELPPEQIKYKGKLEPGKMFFIDFEQERIIGDEETKLSLAEEKPYGEWVKKNLIHISKLPASKSHDDIDEEKDLLKKQLIFGYTEEDLSYIIKPMVDKGIWNLGSMGNDTPLAVLRRKPQLLYNYFKQMFAQVTNPPLDPIREEMVTTVQMTIGPESNILEPDEKACKQILLDRPILKIEELDELKSLNGTRNFKSKVYSITFEKKSGYKGMEKRLQEIFKEVRKDIENGVNLLILSDRGINKDRTPIPSLLACAGLHNNLVEKKLRTKVAIIVESGDAREVHHFSLLIGYGASAICPYIAYKTIEDLYNKKELSPELTLEKAIGNYIKAAIKGVVKVMSKMGISTVASYHGAQIFEAIGLGDELINKYFKHTISRIGGIGVKEIYEDVVKFHNEAYDELREGISILPIGGQFQWFRTGEYHVWNPETIFRLQLSTRRGDYNLFKQFSKFVNEENIEYPLIRNLFDFDYDKCKPIPLDEVEPVENILKRFGTSAMSFGSISKEAHETMAIAMNMIGGWSNTGEGGEDPERYKLFEDGKNRRCRIKQVASGRFGVTAEYLANADEIQIKMAQGAKPGEGGELPGKKVYPWIAKVRYTTPGVTLISPPPHHDIYSIEDLAQLIHDLKSANPNARISVKLAAEAGVGTVAAGVAKARADVILISGHDGGTGASPITSIKYAGIPWELGLAETQQTLVINNLRDKVVLQVDGQIKTGRDVVIGALLGAEEFGFGTAALIVLGCVMMRKCHLNLCPVGIATQHPELRKRYKGKAEYLVNFMRFVAQEVREYMAKLGFRTFDEMVGRSDLLKIREIKNHPKANLLRLDRIITIPEKYKNNPVRKISDQDHQLEKALDNILIKETKQAIEERKPTYIEKKIRNTDLSVGAMLGQKIVSLYKGEGLPDDTIKVKFTGSAGQSFGAFLPRGITFIIEGDANDCIGKGLSGGKIIVYPPENSDFRPEENFIIGNVAFYGATSGKAFIRGRAGERFCVRNSGVYAVVEGVGDHGCEYMTGGIVVVIGRVGRNFAAGMSGGIAYIWDFMGDFKKRCNLDMVEIEPLKYKKDESIIKDLLTKHYAYTKSTVALHLLINWPQEKEKFLRVIPFEYKKIVEETDQVSEFDLKNVKEIINA, encoded by the coding sequence ATGATGGGAAAAAAGTTTGGACTATATAACAGTTTATTTGAACACGATGGGTGTGGCGTAGGATTCATAGCCGATATTCATGGATATAGAAAAAAGCATGTTATAAGGGATGCAATAACATCTTTAAAAAATTTAAACCATAGAGGCGCATACGGTTATGAAGAAGGAACCGGGGACGGAGCTGGGCTACTTTTCCAGATTCCAGATACTTTTTTCAGGATTTACGCTTCAGAGAAAGGCATTGAATTACCAGCAATTGGGAACTATGCTATAGGTATGTTTTTTTTGCCAACAAGTAAAGAAAAGGCAAACATATCAAAAGAATTATTTAGAAAAATAGCTGAGGAAGAAAGTTGTATTATACTTGATTGGAGAGAAGTAATAATCAATAAATCAATCCTAGGGAAAACAGCAAGAGAAAGTTGCCCCCATATTGAACAGGCAATCATAAAAAAACCAGAACATATAAAAGACGAGGCAGAATTCGAAAGGAGACTATATTTAATTAGAAAAAAATACGAAAGGGAGCTTAATAGATTAAAAGACAATTCAACATACGTTGCTAGCCTCTCATACCGAACCATAGTGTATAAGGGTATGCTAATAGCGTACCAGATTGATAAGTTTTATGAGGACCTGAATAGCGAAAATATAGAGAGTAGATTTTGCATGTTTCATTCTCGGTTTAGCACAAATACATTTCCAAGCTGGAAACTATCTCAGCCCTTTAGAATGCTTTCCCACAATGGCGAGATAAACACTCTACGAGGCAATATAAACTGGATGAGAGCCCGAGAACACACAATGAAATCCAGATATTTTACTGATGAAGAAATTGAAATCCTAAAACCTATTATTTATGAAAGTTATAGCGATTCAGCAATTCTGGATATGGTTTTTGAACTTCTGGTTAGAACTGGGAAGTCTCCTCAACACGCGATGTTAATGTTAATTCCTGAAGCATGGGAAAATAATTCATTCCTTGATGAAAGAATAAAGAATTTCTATCGATTCCACTCATGTATAATGGAACCTTGGGATGGTCCCGCCTTTGTAACGTTTACTGATGGACGAGTAATTGGAGCAAATCTCGACAGGAATGGTCTAAGACCAGGGCGATACATAATTACAAAGGATAATTACGTTATCGTTTCCTCAGAATCTGGAGTTATAGAATTACCCCCGGAGCAGATAAAATATAAAGGTAAACTCGAACCGGGGAAAATGTTCTTTATCGACTTTGAACAGGAAAGAATTATAGGTGATGAAGAGACGAAACTATCACTGGCAGAAGAGAAACCATATGGCGAATGGGTTAAAAAGAATTTGATCCATATAAGTAAATTGCCAGCTTCAAAGTCACATGATGATATAGATGAAGAAAAAGATTTACTAAAAAAACAGTTAATTTTTGGATATACAGAGGAAGACCTCTCTTATATTATCAAACCTATGGTTGATAAAGGGATATGGAATCTTGGTTCTATGGGAAACGATACTCCATTAGCGGTATTGAGAAGGAAACCCCAACTGCTTTACAACTACTTCAAGCAGATGTTTGCTCAGGTAACTAACCCACCACTCGATCCTATAAGAGAAGAAATGGTTACCACTGTTCAGATGACTATAGGCCCAGAATCGAATATCCTTGAACCTGATGAAAAAGCTTGTAAACAGATTTTACTGGATAGACCAATTCTTAAAATAGAGGAACTTGACGAATTAAAATCATTAAATGGGACTCGAAATTTTAAATCGAAAGTATATTCCATCACTTTTGAAAAGAAATCTGGATATAAAGGAATGGAAAAAAGATTACAGGAAATATTCAAAGAAGTGAGGAAGGATATCGAAAATGGAGTAAATCTTTTAATTCTATCTGATAGAGGTATAAATAAAGATCGCACACCAATTCCATCTCTTCTTGCTTGTGCGGGATTGCACAATAACCTTGTTGAAAAAAAATTAAGAACAAAAGTCGCTATAATTGTCGAATCCGGTGATGCTCGAGAGGTCCATCACTTTTCTTTACTAATAGGATATGGAGCAAGCGCAATCTGCCCGTATATTGCATATAAAACAATAGAAGATTTATACAATAAGAAAGAATTATCACCAGAGCTTACACTCGAAAAAGCAATTGGAAATTACATAAAAGCGGCAATCAAGGGTGTTGTAAAAGTTATGTCTAAAATGGGTATTAGTACTGTTGCCAGCTATCACGGTGCTCAAATATTCGAGGCAATTGGATTGGGTGATGAGTTGATTAATAAGTACTTCAAACACACAATCTCAAGAATCGGAGGTATCGGCGTCAAGGAAATCTATGAGGACGTTGTAAAATTCCATAATGAAGCATATGATGAGCTGAGAGAGGGAATTTCCATTCTACCTATAGGTGGTCAATTTCAATGGTTTAGAACAGGCGAATATCACGTCTGGAATCCTGAAACAATTTTTAGGCTACAACTATCGACTCGTAGAGGCGATTATAATTTATTCAAACAATTTTCAAAATTTGTAAATGAAGAAAATATTGAATACCCATTGATAAGAAATCTTTTTGATTTTGATTACGATAAGTGCAAGCCTATACCCCTTGATGAAGTCGAACCAGTCGAGAACATATTGAAAAGATTCGGGACATCGGCAATGTCTTTTGGTTCAATAAGCAAAGAAGCCCACGAAACGATGGCAATTGCAATGAATATGATTGGTGGATGGAGCAATACGGGAGAAGGGGGCGAAGATCCTGAAAGATACAAATTGTTTGAAGATGGCAAAAACCGCAGATGCAGGATAAAACAGGTCGCTTCAGGACGTTTCGGTGTAACTGCTGAATATCTTGCCAACGCCGATGAAATTCAAATTAAAATGGCTCAGGGAGCAAAACCCGGTGAAGGTGGTGAACTACCAGGTAAGAAAGTATATCCATGGATAGCCAAGGTACGCTATACAACCCCAGGGGTCACACTGATCAGTCCTCCTCCACACCATGACATATATTCCATAGAGGACCTTGCTCAATTAATACATGATCTAAAATCCGCAAATCCTAATGCAAGAATTTCAGTGAAACTTGCAGCTGAAGCCGGAGTAGGAACAGTTGCTGCCGGTGTTGCCAAAGCAAGGGCAGATGTTATACTTATCAGCGGGCACGATGGCGGAACAGGCGCAAGTCCAATTACTTCCATAAAATACGCTGGTATACCCTGGGAACTTGGGCTTGCAGAGACACAGCAGACCCTGGTTATTAATAACCTTAGAGACAAAGTAGTATTACAGGTGGATGGCCAAATTAAAACTGGTAGGGATGTGGTAATTGGAGCTCTACTCGGAGCTGAAGAATTCGGTTTCGGTACAGCAGCCCTAATAGTACTGGGATGTGTAATGATGAGAAAATGTCATCTGAATCTCTGTCCTGTAGGGATAGCAACTCAGCATCCAGAACTCCGAAAAAGGTATAAGGGCAAAGCTGAGTACCTTGTCAACTTCATGAGGTTCGTTGCTCAGGAGGTAAGAGAATACATGGCAAAGCTTGGCTTTAGAACCTTTGATGAAATGGTTGGAAGAAGTGATTTGCTTAAAATAAGAGAAATAAAAAACCATCCTAAAGCCAACCTTTTAAGACTTGACAGAATTATCACAATACCCGAAAAGTACAAAAACAATCCTGTCAGAAAAATTAGCGATCAGGATCACCAACTTGAAAAAGCACTCGATAACATACTGATAAAAGAAACAAAACAAGCTATTGAAGAAAGAAAACCTACATATATTGAGAAAAAAATAAGAAATACCGATTTATCTGTTGGAGCAATGCTTGGTCAAAAAATAGTTTCGCTATACAAAGGAGAAGGATTACCTGATGACACTATAAAAGTAAAATTTACAGGTTCAGCGGGGCAAAGTTTTGGTGCGTTTCTTCCAAGAGGTATAACCTTTATCATTGAAGGTGATGCAAATGACTGTATAGGCAAAGGTTTATCAGGTGGAAAAATAATTGTATATCCACCGGAAAACTCTGACTTTAGGCCTGAAGAAAACTTTATCATTGGCAATGTTGCCTTTTATGGCGCTACATCAGGTAAAGCTTTTATTAGAGGCAGAGCTGGAGAAAGATTCTGTGTGAGAAATTCGGGTGTTTATGCGGTTGTGGAGGGTGTCGGTGATCATGGATGCGAATATATGACGGGCGGAATAGTCGTTGTGATAGGAAGAGTTGGAAGAAACTTCGCTGCAGGAATGAGCGGTGGAATAGCCTATATATGGGATTTCATGGGTGACTTCAAAAAAAGATGTAACCTCGATATGGTGGAAATTGAACCATTAAAATACAAAAAAGACGAAAGTATTATTAAAGATTTATTAACAAAGCATTATGCATACACAAAGAGTACAGTTGCTCTCCACCTATTAATAAATTGGCCTCAGGAAAAAGAGAAATTTCTTAGAGTTATCCCATTTGAGTATAAAAAGATAGTAGAAGAAACCGATCAAGTGTCAGAGTTTGATCTAAAAAATGTGAAGGAGATTATTAATGCCTAA